From Anomalospiza imberbis isolate Cuckoo-Finch-1a 21T00152 chromosome 6, ASM3175350v1, whole genome shotgun sequence, one genomic window encodes:
- the SSTR1 gene encoding somatostatin receptor type 1 — MLPNGTCPRLPGGAGSDSGGSDSSGSDSGGGGACGASEEAAAEGMDSGGRNSSGAPNSTLSESQGSAILISFIYSVVCLVGLCGNSMVIYVILRYAKMKTATNIYILNLAIADELLMLSVPFLVTSTLLHHWPFGSLLCRLVLSVDAINMFTSIYCLTVLSVDRYIAVVHPIKAARYRRPTVAKMVNLGVWVLSILIILPIIIFSNTAANSDGTVACNMLMPEPTQRWLVVFVVYTFLMGFLLPVVAICLCYILIIAKMRMVALKAGWQQRKRSERKITLMVMMVVMVFVICWMPFYIVQLVNVFVEQDDATISQLSVILGYANSCANPILYGFLSDNFKRSFQRLLCLSWMDNAAEEPIDYYATALKSRAYSVEDFPPDNLESGSMYRNGTCTSRITTL, encoded by the coding sequence ATGCTCCCCAATGGCACCTGCCCCAGGCTTCCGGGCGGTGCAGGCAGCGACAGCGGCGGCAGCGACAGCAGCGGCAGCGACAGTGGTGGCGGCGGAGCCTGTGGTGCctcggaggaggcggcggcagaGGGCATGGACTCGGGCGGCAGGAATTCCTCTGGCGCTCCGAACAGCACCCTGAGTGAGTCTCAGGGCAGCGCCATCCTCATCTCATTCATCTACTCCGTGGTGTGCCTGGTGGGGCTGTGCGGGAACTCCATGGTCATCTACGTGATCCTACGTTATGCCAAGATGAAGACAGCCACCAACATCTACATCCTAAACTTGGCCATCGCGGATGAGCTGCTGATGCTTAGCGTCCCCTTTCTGGTTACCTCCACCCTGCTGCACCACTGGCCCTTTGGCTCCCTGCTCTGCCGCCTGGTGCTCAGCGTGGATGCCATCAACATGTTCACCAGCATCTACTGCCTGACCGTGCTCAGCGTGGACCGTTACATCGCTGTGGTGCACCCCATCAAGGCGGCCAGGTACCGCCGGCCCACTGTGGCTAAGATGGTCAATCTGGGTGTCTGGGTGCTTTCCATCCTCATCATCCTGCCCATCATCATCTTCTCCAACACAGCAGCCAACAGTGATGGAACAGTGGCTTGTAACATGCTCATGCCAGAGCCCACCCAGAGATGGCTGGTGGTCTTTGTGGTCTACACCTTTCTGATGGGCTTCTTGCTGCCTGTGGTGGCCATCTGCCTCTGCTACATCCTCATCATTGCTAAGATGCGCATGGTGGCCCTGAAGGCTGGCTGGCAGCAACGCAAACGCTCAGAGCGCAAGATCACCCTCATGGTCATGATGGTGGTGATGGTCTTTGTCATCTGCTGGATGCCCTTCTACATTGTGCAGCTGGTCAATGTCTTTGTAGAGCAGGATGATGCCACCATCAGCCAGCTCTCTGTCATCTTGGGCTATGCCAACAGCTGTGCCAACCCTATCCTCTATGGTTTTCTCTCAGACAATTTCAAGCGGTCCTTCCAGCGGCTGCTCTGCCTCAGCTGGATGGACAATGCTGCAGAGGAACCCATCGACTACTATGCCACTGCCCTCAAGAGCAGGGCATACAGTGTGGAGGATTTTCCCCCAGACAACTTGGAGTCAGGGAGCATGTACAGGAATGGCACTTGCACCTCCAGGATTACCACCCTCTGA